The proteins below are encoded in one region of Aspergillus nidulans FGSC A4 chromosome III:
- a CDS encoding uncharacterized protein (transcript_id=CADANIAT00006216): MPLNPHFSVSAPRQMAQDLDRPSTGASSDTPEHSVHMRSRSTAHTQSPKRLSVFSGRSRSNTTTSTPSVTSSRRSQASSMTSNENGPLPLAPEDRTPSTTGVRHDRHESATKSLFLRGSRILRRQGSKVNMVGSLNEEDDAERDKSRFDFGRRKSRSNDNHEHMKRMISDPFDFHHLTHTSPAQFEALGKTRENELVTEFSAIRASQKPVANLKGIRAEDIHMRSPSTEDLSQCLPQHDNNGQSPASPPRSPGAKSISPQVLEYRPLRESRVFENFSRPVARHQRGDVASSPPRASSPRLASSPEIPEPSPRVIDEILDLDSRQQHPGHAFDADDDLVHSTSPMSHHVEAMMHPNIGHAITAGLDSDGIEVRSTSAMASPTSELDDVPEEDEATHWHDSPESRHSEYPASLGSQVSPKAIVAPKSRLSIDVAKELSKKFTEALGSPTLPQYLADRETTSVDDQRTQSTLRRQSSVHKTIHETIYESWDDDIDYCYEHAAESNSDFDWARSSFELSRGDNVGVSITTSSSAALSPNTSVSSANPRYLSTPFVSTPDLDPSSSQSVPSSRLAITPSSAGCEGEKDGDFFQPVSSSALSGALSKHISPDTLYEDFLAADGESDRHFSYYSQSGFQAIDQPVSPRSSFSPISKYNSQESLILSRAASIVRKHRSSVSTTSVPELVHSLASSRDFSSSDPGLSGEQAELGHDSFRSSNHRQTKSLAREIETQIMSRPDGNGSHEPIKLTGIYPHDRAKSTSEVEAAPTVNNTMRPQLPSKSALRKKGRTTSYSLFPSPTLPSPATS; encoded by the exons ATGCCATTGAACCCTCACTTCTCTGTTTCAGCCCCTCGCCAAATGGCGCAGGATCTCGACCGTCCTTCGACCGGAGCATCCAGTGACACGCCCGAACATTCAGTTCATATGCGGTCAAGGTCGACTGCTCACACCCAGAGCCCTAAAAGATTGTCCGTCTTCAGTGGCCGTTCTCGAAGCAATACCACAACATCCACTCCCTCTGTTACATCTTCTCGTCGCTCACAGGCCTCATCAATGACTTCCAACGAGAACGGCCCATTGCCCTTGGCACCCGAGGACCGGACGCCCTCTACAACTGGAGTGCGTCACGACCGGCATGAAAGTGCAACCAAGTCACTCTTTTTACGTGGAAGCCGCATTCTGCGCCGTCAAGGGAGCAAGGTCAACATGGTTGGATCTTtaaatgaagaagatgatgcggAGCGCGATAAGTCCCGCTTTGACTTTGGTCGCCGCAAATCCCGGTCGAACGACAACC ATGAGCACATGAAGCGCATGATTTCGGATCCTTTCGACTTCCATCACTTGACTCACACCAGTCCGGCCCAGTTCGAGGCGTTGGGCAAAACCCGTGAGAATGAATTGGTGACGGAATTTTCCGCCATCAGGGCTTCTCAAAAGCCTGTCGCAAATTTGAAGGGTATCCGAGCAGAGGATATCCATATGCGAAGCCCTTCAACGGAGGATCTCTCTCAATGCCTCCCCCAGCACGACAATAATGGCCAATCCCCTGCTAGCCCACCGCGCTCCCCGGGTGCAAAATCTATCAGCCCTCAAGTATTAGAGTACCGGCCTCTGCGAGAGTCCCGGGTTTTCGAGAATTTCTCGCGGCCCGTAGCAAGGCATCAGCGGGGAGATGTTGCATCCTCACCACCGCGTGCTTCTTCGCCTAGAttggcttcttctcctgaaaTCCCAGAGCCTTCGCCTCGAGTAATCGATGAAATCCTAGACTTGGACTCTCGGCAACAGCACCCGGGGCATGCCTTCGACGCGGATGACGACTTGGTACACAGCACTTCTCCAATGAGTCACCACGTTGAGGCTATGATGCATCCGAACATAGGCCATGCTATTACCGCTGGCCTGGACAGTGACGGTATCGAAGTAAGATCTACTTCAGCAATGGCGAGCCCGACTTCCGAGTTGGACGATGTtcctgaggaagatgaggcaaCGCATTGGCATGATAGCCCCGAGTCTCGGCATTCAGAATACCCAGCGTCTCTTGGAAGTCAGGTTTCACCCAAAGCCATTGTAGCCCCAAAATCTCGCTTGTCCATCGACGTGGCGAAGGAGCTCTCGAAGAAGTTCACTGAGGCACTGGGTTCCCCTACTCTTCCTCAGTATCTTGCAGACCGAGAGACCACCTCGGTCGACGACCAACGCACTCAGTCGACACTCCGAAGACAGTCCTCTGTTCATAAAACTATCCACGAAACGATTTACGAGTCCTGGGATGACGATATCGACTACTGCTATGAACACGCAGCTGAGTCAAATTCCGATTTCGACTGGGCCCGCTCTTCCTTTGAATTATCGCGAGGAGATAATGTCGGGGTCAGTATTACCACTTCCAGTTCGGCTGCTTTGTCACCGAATACGTCCGTCTCTTCGGCCAACCCAAGATACCTCAGCACGCCGTTTGTGTCGACTCCCGACTTAGATCCTAGCTCTTCGCAGTCAGTGCCAAGCTCGCGCCTGGCCATAACGCCGTCAAGTGCCGGCTGTGAAGGTGAGAAGGATGGGGACTTTTTCCAACCAGTTAGTTCTTCGGCGTTGTCAGGAGCTCTGAGTAAACACATCTCTCCGGACACGCTGTACGAGGACTTTCTCGCTGCCGATGGAGAATCAGATCGACACTTTTCTTATTATTCACAAAGTGGATTCCAGGCTATAGACCAGCCCGTTTCTCCTCGGAGCAGCTTCTCACCCATTAGCAAATATAACTCTCAGGAGAGCTTGATCCTATCCCGTGCAGCTTCGATCGTGCGGAAGCATCGGTCATCTGTCTCGACCACGAGTGTACCCGAGTTGGTACATAGCCTTGCAAGTAGCCGCGActtttcctcttcggacCCGGGGCTTTCTGGTGAGCAGGCCGAGCTTGGGCACGATTCCTTTCGCTCATCCAACCACCGGCAGACTAAAAGCCTAGCACGCGAAATCGAGACGCAAATCATGTCTCGGCCGGATGGCAACGGCAGCCACGAGCCCATCAAGCTGACTGGTATCTATCCCCACGACCGCGCAAAGTCTACCTCCGAAGTGGAGGCTGCTCCCACAGTGAACAACACCATGAGGCCTCAGCTTCCTTCGAAAAGCgcgctgaggaagaaaggTCGCACGACATCCtattctctctttccatcgccAACTCTTCCGTCACCTGCGACCTCTTAG